A window of the Streptomyces sp. Ag109_O5-10 genome harbors these coding sequences:
- a CDS encoding cytosine permease, with amino-acid sequence MSTSAEPRVSGLEVRSIDYVPLDERHGKLWHLGPLWFMSNAQIATLAVGLISITEGGNLIWSLLAIVSGTLIGTFFMAFHSAQGPQLGLPQMIQSRPQFGYVGALLVWLFAYVQYAGFNVFNTILAGQALNTTIHGGVKLWVVVVTVIGLVVALVGYDVIHKAERFLTYTFLVVFGIFTVGVLVTLHYPPGSFDLGAFRATPFLAQFGVVAGYQISWAIYVSDYSRYLPPDVTVRKTFYWTYFGSALGGIWLMVLGTLLAGWAGPRFDTITSINAAGDKVFDGFGAIVLLFSALGLISVTALNMYGGSLTLISAIDSFKRVRPTLGVRLVTLVVTAALSLIGALAATSNFLTNFNNFLLLVLYLFIPWTSVNLMDYYVVRRGHYAIAEIFKPNGIYGRWGWRGIISYLVGFAVMIPFFSVGTLYVGPAAKALDGADISLFVGLPVSALLYWWLTRSIDVEAETRIAEAEAAALEQASHEHREP; translated from the coding sequence ATGAGCACGTCGGCGGAACCGCGGGTGAGCGGTCTGGAGGTCCGGTCCATCGACTACGTGCCGCTGGACGAGCGGCACGGCAAGCTCTGGCATCTGGGCCCGTTGTGGTTCATGTCCAACGCGCAGATCGCCACCCTGGCCGTGGGGCTGATCAGCATCACGGAGGGCGGCAATCTGATCTGGTCGCTGCTGGCGATCGTCTCGGGCACGCTGATCGGCACGTTCTTCATGGCGTTCCACTCGGCGCAGGGGCCGCAACTGGGACTGCCGCAGATGATCCAGTCCCGTCCGCAGTTCGGCTACGTCGGGGCGCTGCTGGTGTGGCTGTTCGCGTACGTGCAGTACGCGGGCTTCAACGTGTTCAACACCATCCTGGCCGGTCAGGCCCTCAACACCACGATCCACGGCGGGGTGAAGCTGTGGGTGGTCGTGGTCACGGTGATCGGGCTGGTCGTGGCGCTGGTGGGGTACGACGTCATCCACAAGGCCGAGCGGTTCCTGACCTACACGTTCCTGGTCGTCTTCGGGATCTTCACCGTCGGAGTCCTGGTCACGCTGCACTACCCGCCGGGCTCCTTCGACCTCGGCGCCTTCCGGGCCACCCCGTTCCTGGCGCAGTTCGGCGTGGTCGCCGGCTACCAGATCAGCTGGGCCATCTACGTCTCGGACTACTCGCGCTACCTGCCGCCGGACGTCACCGTCCGCAAGACGTTCTACTGGACCTACTTCGGCTCGGCGCTGGGCGGCATCTGGCTGATGGTGCTCGGCACGCTGCTGGCCGGCTGGGCGGGCCCCCGCTTCGACACGATCACTTCGATCAACGCCGCCGGCGACAAGGTCTTCGACGGCTTCGGCGCGATCGTGCTGCTGTTCTCCGCCCTGGGCCTGATCTCGGTCACCGCGCTGAACATGTACGGCGGCTCCCTGACGCTGATCAGCGCCATCGACTCGTTCAAGCGGGTGCGGCCGACCCTGGGCGTGCGGCTGGTCACCCTCGTGGTGACCGCGGCGCTCTCCCTGATCGGCGCGCTGGCGGCGACGTCGAACTTCCTGACGAACTTCAACAACTTCCTGCTGCTGGTGCTCTACCTGTTCATCCCGTGGACGTCCGTGAACCTGATGGACTACTACGTGGTGCGCCGGGGCCACTACGCGATCGCCGAGATCTTCAAGCCGAACGGCATCTACGGCCGCTGGGGCTGGCGGGGGATCATCTCGTACCTGGTCGGGTTCGCCGTCATGATCCCGTTCTTCTCGGTCGGCACGCTCTATGTCGGTCCCGCCGCGAAGGCCCTCGACGGCGCCGACATCTCCCTGTTCGTCGGGTTGCCGGTGTCGGCGCTGCTGTACTGGTGGCTGACCCGCTCGATCGACGTCGAGGCGGAGACCCGTATCGCCGAGGCGGAGGCGGCCGCCCTGGAGCAGGCGTCGCACGAGCACCGCGAGCCGTAG
- a CDS encoding transglycosylase SLT domain-containing protein, giving the protein MTTINRTRIARLRTLGLTGLVTTGAAAAALTLMPANAQAAEMTQAHTSTAVTATSADSGRTASQKGGYANSLDGWIKQSLQIMKSKGIPGSYDGLKRNIMRESGGNPGAQNNWDVNAKKGTPSKGLLQVIDPTFNAYHVSGTAHSVTDPVANITAAANYAAHRYGSIDNVNSAY; this is encoded by the coding sequence ATGACCACGATCAACCGCACCCGCATCGCCCGCCTTCGCACCCTCGGCCTGACCGGCCTGGTCACCACGGGTGCCGCGGCCGCCGCCCTCACCCTGATGCCGGCGAACGCACAGGCTGCCGAGATGACGCAGGCGCACACCTCGACCGCGGTCACGGCCACCTCCGCTGACAGCGGTCGCACCGCCTCCCAGAAGGGCGGCTACGCCAACAGCCTCGACGGCTGGATCAAGCAGTCCCTGCAGATCATGAAGTCCAAGGGCATCCCGGGCAGCTACGACGGCCTCAAGCGCAACATCATGCGCGAGTCCGGCGGCAACCCGGGCGCCCAGAACAACTGGGACGTCAACGCCAAGAAGGGCACGCCGTCCAAGGGCCTGCTCCAGGTGATCGACCCCACCTTCAACGCGTACCATGTGTCCGGCACGGCCCACAGCGTCACCGACCCGGTCGCCAACATCACCGCCGCCGCCAACTACGCCGCGCACCGGTACGGCTCGATCGACAACGTCAACTCCGCCTACTGA
- a CDS encoding bifunctional salicylyl-CoA 5-hydroxylase/oxidoreductase, whose amino-acid sequence MKIAIIGGGPGGLYLAALLKQLDPAHEITVWERNAPEDTFGFGVVFSDETLGGIENADTVFAEAMARRFARWTDIDIHYRGESHTVGGQGFAAMSRKELLRLLQERCRDLGVTLRFRTLAPQVAGLRASHDLVVGADGVNSAVRTAHADAFGPSLDRRHSKYMWLGTDRVFEAFQFFVKETEWGVMQVHGYPYSDAGSTFIVEMHEDVWRRAGFDATEDTVFAPGASDEQAVTRVRELFAAELDGHRVFANNSRWLNFTTVRNERWHHGNLVLIGDAAHTAHFSIGSGTKLAMEDALALAACLHEHPDTHSALGAYESERRPVVESTQRAAQASLEWFENIGMYARQEPTQFCFNLLTRSRRITYDNLRTRDAGFADRVDTAFATAQGASSRAPAMFQPFRIGRLELKNRVIVSPMDMYCAVDGVPGDFHLVHLGSKAMGGAGLVMTEMVCVSPEGRITPGCTGLWNDTQRDSWTRVVDFVHTNSTARIGLQLGHSGRKGSTRLMWEGMDEPLPDGNWETVGPSPLPYGPGSPTPRELTRADLDRIRDEFTAAARRGADAGFDLLELHCAHGYLLSSFLSPLANHRTDEFGGPLENRLRFPLAVFDAVRAAWPAGRPVIVRISATDWMPDGNTEHDAVEIARAFVAHGADAIDVSTGQVTKDEKPAYGRSYQTPFADRIRHEVAAATGAAVIAVGAIASYDDVNSILLAGRADLCALGRTHLYDPHWTLHAAAEQEYAGAAAEWPVQFRAGRRRPPTARTDAVRPRLSLLRAGQDGESVHLRWKPAGQELPAVR is encoded by the coding sequence GTGAAAATCGCGATCATCGGCGGTGGCCCGGGCGGGCTCTACCTCGCGGCGTTGCTGAAGCAGCTGGACCCCGCCCACGAGATCACCGTGTGGGAGCGCAACGCCCCCGAGGACACGTTCGGTTTCGGCGTGGTCTTCTCCGACGAGACGCTCGGCGGCATCGAGAACGCCGACACCGTCTTCGCCGAGGCCATGGCCCGCCGCTTCGCCCGCTGGACGGACATCGACATCCACTACCGGGGCGAGAGCCACACCGTCGGCGGCCAGGGCTTCGCCGCGATGAGCCGCAAGGAACTCCTGCGCCTCCTCCAGGAGCGCTGCCGCGACCTCGGCGTCACCCTGCGCTTCCGCACCCTGGCGCCGCAGGTCGCCGGGCTGCGCGCCTCGCACGACCTCGTCGTCGGCGCGGACGGCGTCAACTCCGCCGTGCGCACGGCCCACGCGGACGCCTTCGGCCCCTCCCTGGACCGCCGGCACAGCAAGTACATGTGGCTCGGCACGGACCGCGTCTTCGAGGCCTTCCAGTTCTTCGTCAAGGAGACGGAGTGGGGGGTGATGCAGGTGCACGGCTACCCCTACTCCGACGCCGGCTCGACGTTCATCGTGGAGATGCACGAGGACGTCTGGCGCCGGGCGGGCTTCGACGCCACCGAGGACACGGTGTTCGCGCCGGGCGCCTCCGACGAACAGGCGGTGACCCGGGTCCGTGAGCTGTTCGCCGCCGAACTCGACGGCCACCGGGTGTTCGCCAACAACTCCAGGTGGCTGAACTTCACGACCGTGCGCAACGAGCGGTGGCACCACGGGAACCTGGTCCTGATCGGCGACGCCGCCCACACCGCGCACTTCTCCATCGGCTCCGGCACCAAGCTGGCCATGGAGGACGCCCTCGCCCTCGCCGCCTGCCTGCACGAACACCCCGACACGCACAGCGCGTTGGGCGCCTACGAGAGCGAGAGGCGGCCGGTCGTCGAGTCCACCCAGCGGGCCGCGCAGGCCTCGCTGGAGTGGTTCGAGAACATCGGCATGTACGCCCGCCAGGAACCCACCCAGTTCTGCTTCAACCTGCTCACCCGCTCCCGCCGCATCACCTACGACAACCTGCGCACCCGCGACGCCGGGTTCGCCGACCGCGTCGACACCGCCTTCGCCACGGCCCAGGGCGCGAGCAGCCGGGCCCCCGCCATGTTCCAGCCGTTCCGCATCGGCCGGCTGGAGCTGAAGAACCGGGTGATCGTCTCCCCGATGGACATGTACTGCGCCGTCGACGGGGTCCCGGGCGACTTCCACCTCGTCCACCTCGGCTCGAAGGCCATGGGCGGGGCCGGCCTGGTGATGACCGAGATGGTCTGCGTCTCGCCCGAGGGCCGGATCACCCCCGGCTGCACCGGCCTGTGGAACGACACGCAACGCGACTCCTGGACCCGGGTGGTGGACTTCGTGCACACGAACAGCACCGCCCGCATCGGCCTCCAGCTCGGCCACTCCGGCCGCAAGGGCTCCACCCGCCTGATGTGGGAGGGCATGGACGAACCGCTCCCGGACGGCAACTGGGAGACCGTCGGCCCCTCCCCGCTGCCCTACGGCCCCGGCTCACCCACCCCGCGCGAACTCACCCGTGCCGACCTGGACCGGATCAGGGACGAGTTCACGGCGGCCGCCCGCCGCGGCGCGGACGCCGGGTTCGACCTCCTCGAACTCCACTGCGCCCACGGCTACCTGCTCTCCTCGTTCCTCTCGCCGCTCGCCAACCACCGCACCGACGAGTTCGGTGGGCCGCTGGAGAACCGCCTCCGCTTCCCGCTGGCGGTCTTCGACGCCGTCCGCGCCGCCTGGCCCGCCGGCCGCCCGGTGATCGTGCGGATCTCCGCCACCGACTGGATGCCGGACGGCAACACCGAGCACGACGCGGTCGAGATCGCCCGCGCCTTCGTCGCCCACGGCGCCGACGCCATCGACGTCTCCACGGGTCAGGTCACCAAGGACGAGAAGCCCGCCTACGGCCGCTCCTACCAGACCCCCTTCGCCGACCGCATCCGGCACGAGGTCGCCGCCGCCACCGGCGCGGCCGTCATCGCCGTCGGGGCCATCGCCTCCTACGACGACGTGAACTCCATCCTGCTCGCCGGCCGCGCCGACCTGTGCGCCCTCGGCCGTACCCACCTGTACGACCCGCACTGGACCCTGCACGCGGCCGCCGAGCAGGAGTACGCGGGAGCGGCCGCCGAGTGGCCGGTGCAGTTCCGGGCCGGCCGGCGCAGGCCGCCCACCGCGCGTACCGACGCCGTCCGCCCCCGTCTGTCCCTGCTGCGGGCCGGGCAGGACGGGGAGAGCGTCCACCTGCGGTGGAAGCCCGCGGGTCAGGAGCTGCCGGCGGTGCGCTGA
- a CDS encoding AMP-binding protein, translated as MALPLSPTSHLDTFARDHLPPAEQWPVIEFTTPELAYPQRLNAAGELIDAAVERYGPDRPALRTPAGELWTYGELRTRADQVAQVLTEDLGLVPGGRVLLRAPNTPWTVACWLGVLKAGGVVVTTMAALRARELVPIADRTRPALALVDHRFTDEFRDALPGLRVVEYGGSGAGDLVARCAVKSGEFTNVDTAGDDVALLGPTSGSTGVPKITMHFHRDILSIDNTFGRHVLRLRPDDLVACTAPFAFTFGLGMLVVFPLRAGACALLTETATPPQLADLVEKHGVTVLATAPTAYKAIVRDGREGRLRRLRTGVSAGEHIPLTTWEELRDRIGLKVIDGIGATELLHIFISAAGDDIRPGATGRPVPGYRAAVLGLDGEELGPGESGRLGVIGPVGCRYLDDKRQQDYVVNGWNVTGDIFHRDEDGYFHYHARSDSMIVSSGYNIGGPEVEAAVDTHPDVLESAVVARPDPERGSVVCAFVVLREGVTGDAAKAREIQDHVKQVLAPYKYPRDVRFRDTLPRNTSGKLQRFALRRIIEQEQAAERERADERKQTVGQKQTAGQKQTVEQGQAAEPVAEQ; from the coding sequence TTGGCTCTTCCGCTCTCACCCACCTCGCACCTGGACACCTTCGCCAGGGACCACCTGCCGCCCGCCGAACAGTGGCCCGTCATCGAGTTCACCACCCCCGAACTGGCCTACCCGCAACGCCTCAACGCGGCCGGCGAACTCATCGACGCGGCCGTCGAGCGGTACGGCCCCGACCGCCCCGCCCTGCGCACCCCGGCCGGGGAGCTGTGGACGTACGGCGAACTGCGCACCCGCGCCGACCAGGTCGCCCAGGTCCTCACCGAGGACCTCGGCCTGGTGCCGGGCGGCCGCGTCCTGCTGCGCGCGCCCAACACCCCCTGGACGGTGGCCTGCTGGCTCGGTGTCCTGAAGGCGGGCGGAGTGGTGGTCACCACGATGGCCGCGCTGCGCGCCCGCGAGCTCGTCCCGATCGCCGACCGCACCCGGCCCGCGCTCGCCCTCGTGGACCACCGCTTCACCGACGAGTTCCGCGACGCACTGCCCGGCCTGAGGGTGGTCGAGTACGGCGGGAGCGGTGCCGGCGACCTGGTGGCCCGGTGCGCGGTGAAATCGGGCGAGTTCACGAACGTCGACACCGCCGGCGACGACGTGGCGCTCCTCGGGCCGACCTCGGGCAGCACCGGCGTCCCCAAGATCACCATGCACTTCCACCGGGACATCCTGTCCATCGACAACACCTTCGGACGGCACGTCCTGCGGCTGCGGCCGGACGACCTGGTCGCCTGCACCGCGCCGTTCGCCTTCACCTTCGGCCTCGGCATGCTCGTCGTCTTCCCGCTGCGCGCCGGCGCCTGCGCCCTGCTCACCGAGACGGCGACCCCGCCCCAGCTCGCCGACCTCGTCGAGAAGCACGGCGTCACCGTCCTCGCCACCGCGCCCACCGCCTACAAGGCGATCGTGCGCGACGGCAGGGAGGGCCGGCTGCGCCGACTGCGCACCGGGGTCTCGGCCGGTGAGCACATACCGCTCACCACCTGGGAGGAACTGCGCGACCGCATCGGGCTGAAGGTCATCGACGGCATCGGCGCGACCGAGCTGCTGCACATCTTCATCTCCGCCGCCGGCGACGACATCAGGCCCGGCGCCACCGGCCGCCCGGTGCCCGGATACCGGGCCGCCGTCCTCGGTCTCGACGGCGAGGAGCTCGGCCCGGGGGAGTCGGGGCGGCTCGGCGTCATCGGCCCGGTGGGCTGCCGCTATCTCGACGACAAGCGGCAGCAGGACTACGTCGTGAACGGCTGGAACGTCACCGGCGACATCTTCCACCGCGACGAGGACGGTTACTTCCACTACCACGCCCGTAGCGACAGCATGATCGTCTCCTCCGGGTACAACATCGGCGGACCCGAGGTGGAAGCGGCCGTCGACACCCACCCGGACGTCCTCGAGTCGGCCGTGGTGGCCCGGCCCGACCCGGAGCGCGGCTCGGTGGTGTGCGCCTTCGTCGTGCTGCGCGAGGGCGTCACCGGGGACGCCGCGAAGGCCAGGGAGATCCAGGACCACGTCAAGCAGGTCCTGGCGCCCTACAAGTACCCGCGGGACGTGCGCTTCCGCGACACCCTGCCGCGCAACACCAGCGGCAAGCTCCAGCGGTTCGCGCTCCGCCGGATCATCGAGCAGGAGCAGGCCGCCGAACGCGAGCGGGCCGACGAACGGAAACAGACCGTCGGACAGAAGCAGACTGCCGGACAGAAGCAGACCGTCGAACAGGGACAGGCCGCCGAGCCGGTCGCCGAGCAGTGA
- a CDS encoding acyl-CoA thioesterase II, which produces MTGAPAGPAGETAPASAIVTAALTLKPAPPEHFDLAFTATTQPCPWPKAYGGDLVAQAAAAAMRSVTDGKTLHSMHSYFLRPADIGAEVRYEVEVLRDGRGYSTRQVRGYQNGKVLYVCLANFAAGEPGSAFGAEFPADVPDPGSLPGSAEYLAERSGGTMTDGSKAYWSGGRGFDMRHVPGPVYLTVDGARLPHQAVWVRPFDALRPVEGLTDAQRDLAALAYVCDYTILEPVLRVLGLAWADPGLVTASLDHAMWFHRPAPVGDWLLYAQEAVAAEAGRGLGSGRFFTRDHRHLATVVQEGMIRPA; this is translated from the coding sequence GTGACCGGCGCCCCGGCCGGGCCGGCCGGCGAGACCGCCCCGGCCTCCGCGATCGTCACCGCGGCCCTCACCCTCAAGCCCGCCCCACCCGAGCACTTCGACCTCGCCTTCACCGCCACCACCCAGCCCTGCCCCTGGCCCAAGGCCTACGGCGGCGACCTCGTCGCCCAGGCCGCCGCCGCGGCGATGCGCTCGGTGACCGACGGCAAGACGCTGCACTCCATGCACAGCTACTTCCTGCGCCCGGCCGACATCGGCGCAGAGGTCCGCTACGAGGTCGAGGTGCTGCGCGACGGCCGTGGCTACAGCACCCGTCAGGTGCGCGGCTACCAGAACGGCAAGGTCCTCTACGTCTGCCTCGCCAACTTCGCGGCGGGAGAGCCCGGTTCGGCCTTCGGTGCCGAGTTCCCCGCGGACGTGCCCGATCCCGGGTCCCTGCCGGGCTCGGCCGAGTACCTCGCCGAGCGCTCCGGGGGGACCATGACCGACGGCTCCAAGGCCTACTGGAGCGGCGGCCGGGGCTTCGACATGCGCCACGTGCCCGGCCCGGTCTACCTCACCGTCGACGGCGCGCGCCTGCCGCACCAGGCCGTCTGGGTACGGCCGTTCGACGCGCTCCGCCCCGTCGAGGGACTCACCGACGCCCAGCGCGACCTCGCCGCGCTCGCCTACGTCTGCGACTACACCATCCTCGAACCCGTCCTGCGCGTCCTCGGCCTCGCCTGGGCCGACCCCGGCCTGGTCACCGCCAGCCTCGACCACGCCATGTGGTTCCACCGTCCCGCACCGGTCGGCGACTGGCTGCTCTACGCCCAGGAAGCGGTGGCCGCCGAGGCCGGCCGCGGGCTGGGCAGCGGCCGCTTCTTCACCCGCGACCACCGCCACCTGGCCACCGTGGTCCAGGAGGGCATGATCCGCCCCGCCTGA
- a CDS encoding cupin domain-containing protein produces the protein MEPDLGKYRLEGDNAMYRLPSGIVAPVVTRAGQEDVNTADSGGAVRVSGVSARHTPARRLWYGKVSNEPGYRSVSHHHGEAETGGYVLSGRARIYFGEKFEDYLDMEEGDWVFVPPFMPHVECNLSRTRPLVWMTTRTPENIVVNLPDVADTDLRDWLNR, from the coding sequence ATGGAGCCTGACCTCGGCAAGTACCGGCTCGAGGGCGACAACGCGATGTACCGGCTGCCCAGCGGCATCGTCGCCCCGGTCGTGACCCGGGCCGGCCAGGAGGACGTCAACACCGCCGACTCGGGCGGCGCCGTCCGCGTGTCGGGCGTCAGCGCCCGGCACACCCCGGCGCGCCGCCTGTGGTACGGCAAGGTCAGCAACGAACCCGGCTACCGCTCGGTCTCCCACCACCATGGCGAGGCCGAGACCGGCGGCTACGTCCTGTCCGGTCGGGCCCGGATCTACTTCGGCGAGAAGTTCGAGGACTACCTCGACATGGAGGAGGGCGACTGGGTCTTCGTCCCGCCGTTCATGCCGCACGTCGAGTGCAACCTGTCGAGAACCAGGCCGCTGGTGTGGATGACCACCCGGACCCCGGAGAACATCGTGGTGAACCTGCCCGACGTGGCCGACACCGACCTGCGCGACTGGCTGAACCGGTGA
- a CDS encoding RidA family protein, translated as MTPVAVNPPALPVPSGYSHGTLAGNTLYLGGQTALDADMKIVPGGIVEQFRQAFGNVLTTLRAAGGEPEDLVSVTIYLTDIPGYQAHGKEIGKVWRELAGPVYPAMAGIGCTALWQPEAMIEILGVAVIPEDRLVRP; from the coding sequence ATGACTCCCGTCGCCGTGAACCCGCCCGCCCTGCCCGTCCCGAGCGGCTACTCGCACGGAACCCTCGCCGGGAACACGCTGTACCTGGGCGGCCAGACCGCGCTGGACGCCGACATGAAGATCGTCCCGGGCGGGATCGTCGAGCAGTTCCGGCAGGCGTTCGGCAATGTACTGACCACCCTGCGGGCGGCCGGGGGCGAGCCCGAGGACCTGGTGAGCGTGACGATCTACCTCACCGACATCCCCGGCTACCAGGCCCACGGCAAGGAGATCGGCAAGGTGTGGCGGGAGCTGGCGGGGCCGGTGTACCCGGCGATGGCGGGCATCGGCTGCACCGCGCTGTGGCAGCCGGAGGCGATGATCGAGATCCTCGGTGTGGCGGTGATCCCGGAGGACCGGCTGGTCAGGCCGTAG
- a CDS encoding PaaX family transcriptional regulator C-terminal domain-containing protein — protein MTAHVGPSSTVGAGGRDSRLGPLIITLFALYARGEHNWLSVASVIRLMADLGVEGQAVRSAVSRLKRRGVLRGERHEGAAGYAVSAGTLEVLEDGDVRIFERNRAAAGDGWLVVVFSVPESERDKRHALRTALTRLGFGTAAPGVWVAPGILADETRRTLQRLALTPYVDIFTGDHFAFGDLSAKVREWWDLDELTALYADFLERYRPVRERAAVGAVPAREAFGIYLPMLTEWRRLPYRDPGLPLSLLPPGWMGETAGALFEELDRTLREPARAHALAVIHTR, from the coding sequence ATGACAGCGCACGTCGGGCCGTCGTCCACCGTCGGCGCGGGCGGCCGGGACAGCCGGCTGGGCCCGCTGATCATCACCCTCTTCGCGCTGTACGCGCGCGGTGAGCACAACTGGCTCTCCGTCGCCTCCGTGATACGCCTGATGGCCGACCTCGGCGTGGAGGGGCAGGCCGTGCGCTCGGCGGTCTCCCGGCTGAAGCGGCGCGGGGTGCTGCGCGGGGAGCGCCACGAGGGTGCCGCCGGGTACGCCGTCTCCGCCGGCACGCTGGAGGTGCTCGAAGACGGTGACGTGCGGATCTTCGAGCGGAACCGGGCCGCGGCCGGCGACGGCTGGCTCGTCGTCGTGTTCTCCGTGCCCGAGTCCGAGCGCGACAAGCGGCACGCCCTGCGCACCGCCCTGACCCGTCTCGGCTTCGGCACCGCGGCCCCCGGCGTGTGGGTGGCGCCCGGCATCCTGGCCGACGAGACCCGCCGCACCCTGCAACGCCTCGCGCTGACGCCGTACGTGGACATCTTCACCGGTGACCACTTCGCCTTCGGCGACCTGTCGGCGAAGGTCCGCGAGTGGTGGGACCTCGACGAGCTCACCGCGCTGTACGCGGACTTCCTGGAGCGCTACCGCCCTGTGCGCGAGCGCGCCGCGGTGGGCGCGGTCCCGGCCCGCGAGGCGTTCGGGATCTACCTGCCGATGCTCACCGAGTGGCGCAGGCTCCCGTACCGCGACCCCGGACTGCCGCTGTCCCTGCTGCCGCCGGGCTGGATGGGGGAAACCGCCGGCGCGCTCTTCGAGGAACTGGACAGGACCCTGCGGGAGCCCGCCCGCGCCCACGCCCTGGCGGTCATACACACCCGGTAG
- a CDS encoding GPP34 family phosphoprotein produces the protein MTTPRDLFLVTVYDAAARPVEQGDLSLALAGAELVDLIDAGAVALDDELIVPAPAGATEDRLLGEAAAALRRETPYESVEDWLWRRGRGLGAAYLDALEADGTVAQQRRRWLPLPTGRTEAPDSPERARAHERWASGEPVLAALAAAVGIRDEAAKDLASSVSDPIVTVVAAVDDAVTELAAVRQRREIEDAAFDNVWRGL, from the coding sequence ATGACCACACCCCGGGACCTGTTCCTGGTCACCGTGTACGACGCCGCCGCGCGGCCCGTCGAGCAGGGTGACCTCTCGCTGGCGCTCGCGGGAGCCGAACTGGTCGATCTCATCGACGCCGGGGCGGTCGCGCTCGACGACGAGCTCATCGTGCCCGCGCCGGCGGGCGCGACGGAGGACCGGCTCCTGGGCGAGGCGGCGGCGGCGCTGCGCCGGGAGACGCCGTACGAGTCGGTCGAGGACTGGCTGTGGCGGCGGGGGCGCGGCCTGGGCGCCGCCTACCTGGACGCCCTGGAGGCGGACGGGACGGTCGCCCAGCAGCGGCGGCGCTGGCTGCCGCTGCCGACCGGGCGGACGGAGGCCCCCGACTCGCCCGAGCGCGCGCGGGCGCACGAGCGCTGGGCGTCCGGGGAGCCCGTGCTCGCCGCCCTGGCGGCCGCGGTGGGCATCCGGGACGAGGCGGCCAAGGACCTCGCGAGTTCCGTCTCCGACCCGATCGTGACGGTGGTGGCCGCCGTGGACGACGCCGTGACGGAGCTGGCAGCCGTGCGCCAGCGCAGGGAGATCGAGGACGCGGCGTTCGACAACGTCTGGCGCGGCCTGTGA
- a CDS encoding carbohydrate ABC transporter permease, with protein MIRRRFPWLSYLLVATGAVLTVVPFADMLMTSFKGPDEAGTLPYRFLPKAFDLSNYRAAVHQLDLPVLFRNSVVATATITGSVLLTSSLAGYALAKLRFPGRDFVFRLVLSTMMFPPFLFFIPHFLILVHWPLAGGNDLLGRGGAGLTVSILALAMPFLVSSFGIFLTRQFMVSLPDEVLEAARIDGAGEFAVWWRIVVPQTKPVLVTLGLLTFVDAWNEYIWALLVSTADPDVMTLPVGIQFLQDYVDPTRTLPIVMAGLVLSVLPVLVLFLLLQKYYIRGVMLSGLK; from the coding sequence GTGATCCGCCGCCGTTTCCCGTGGCTGTCGTACCTGCTGGTGGCGACCGGCGCGGTGCTCACCGTGGTGCCGTTCGCCGACATGCTGATGACGTCCTTCAAGGGACCGGACGAGGCGGGCACCCTGCCCTACCGGTTCCTGCCGAAGGCGTTCGACCTGTCCAACTACCGGGCGGCGGTCCACCAGCTCGACCTGCCGGTGCTCTTCCGCAACAGCGTCGTCGCCACCGCCACGATCACCGGCTCGGTGCTGCTCACGTCGTCGCTCGCGGGCTACGCGCTCGCCAAACTCCGCTTCCCCGGCCGGGACTTCGTCTTCCGTCTGGTGCTGTCGACGATGATGTTCCCGCCGTTCCTCTTCTTCATCCCGCACTTCCTGATCCTGGTGCACTGGCCGCTGGCCGGCGGCAACGACCTGCTCGGGCGCGGCGGCGCGGGACTGACCGTGAGCATCCTGGCCCTGGCCATGCCGTTCCTCGTCAGCAGCTTCGGCATCTTCCTGACGCGCCAGTTCATGGTCTCCCTCCCGGACGAGGTCCTGGAGGCCGCGCGCATCGACGGGGCGGGCGAGTTCGCCGTGTGGTGGCGGATCGTCGTCCCGCAGACCAAACCGGTCCTGGTCACCCTCGGCCTGCTGACCTTCGTCGACGCCTGGAACGAGTACATCTGGGCCCTGCTCGTCTCCACCGCCGACCCGGACGTGATGACGCTGCCCGTCGGCATCCAGTTCCTCCAGGACTACGTCGACCCGACGCGCACCCTGCCCATCGTCATGGCCGGCCTGGTCCTGAGCGTCCTGCCGGTCCTGGTCCTCTTCCTGCTGCTGCAGAAGTACTACATCAGGGGCGTCATGCTCAGCGGCCTCAAGTGA